A portion of the Anthonomus grandis grandis chromosome 7, icAntGran1.3, whole genome shotgun sequence genome contains these proteins:
- the LOC126738639 gene encoding calcineurin subunit B type 2: protein MGNESSLPMELCSNFDADEIRRLGKRFRKLDLDNSGALSIDEFMSLPELQQNPLVQRVIDIFDADGNGEVDFKEFIQGVSQFSVKGDKLSKLRFAFRIYDMDNDGYISNGELFQVLKMMVGNNLKDTQLQQIVDKTILFADKDEDGKISFEEFCNVVGNTDIHKKMVVDV from the exons ttgacGCAGATGAAATACGACGTTTGGGAAAACGCTTTAGGAAGTTAGATCTTGATAATTCTGGGGCTTTGAGCATTGACGAGTTTATGTCATTGCCAGAGCTTCAACAGAATCCCCTAGTCCAGCGGGTTATTGATATATTTGATGCAGATGGTAATGGCGAAGTTGATTTTAAAG AATTTATTCAAGGAGTGTCACAGTTTAGTGTTAAAGGTGACAAGCTGTCAAAGCTAAGATTTGCATTCAGAATTTATGATATGGATAATGATGGGTATATTTCTAACGGGGAGTTGTTTCAG GTTTTAAAAATGATGGTTGGCAACAACCTGAAAGACACTCAACTTCAACAAATAGTGGATAAAACCATCCTCTTCGCTGACAAGGACGAAGATGGTAAAATATCATTCGAGGAATTTTGCAATGTTGTTGGTAACACGGACATTCATAAAAAGATGGTTGTCGACGTTTAA